One window from the genome of Salvia splendens isolate huo1 chromosome 9, SspV2, whole genome shotgun sequence encodes:
- the LOC121747729 gene encoding mitochondrial phosphate carrier protein 1, mitochondrial-like — protein METWWRRRRNIEEFSKGYYGVCAAGGMLSAGATHLAITPLDVLKVNMQVNPVKYNGIISGFSTLCREEGASALWRGWSGKLIGYGVQGGCKFGLYEYFKKLYGDLLVNQNKGVIFFLSAASAQVFADIALCPFEAVKVRVQSQPSFANGLADGFPKVYTKEGFYGLYRGLLPLWGRNLPFSMFMFTTFEHSVDLMHRKVIRRKREDCSIPQQLAVTCLAGYSAGIVGAVISNPADNIVSSLYNKKAASILQAIKKIGLANLFTRSLPVRIATVGPVVTLQWFFYDSIKMFTGLPASGTSWRLSSGGQQMDQK, from the exons ATGGAGACGTGGTGGCGGCGGCGCCGCAACATCGAGGAGTTCTCGAAGGGGTATTACGGGGTGTGTGCGGCGGGAGGAATGCTCAGCGCCGGAGCTACGCATCTCGCCATCACCCCTCTCGATGTGTTGAAGGTTAACATGCAG GTGAATCCAGTGAAATATAATGGCATCATATCAGGGTTCAGTactctttgccgagaagaaggTGCTTCGGCTCTTTGGAGAGGTTGGTCTGGAAAACTTATTGGTTATGGTGTACAAGGTGGATGCAAGTTCGGTCTCTACGAATATTTCAAGAAACTATACGGTGATCTACTGGTGAATCAGAACAAGGGTGTCATATTCTTCCTCAGCGCTGCATCTGCTCAGGTCTTTGCTGACATTGCTCTCTGCCCTTTTGAAGCTGTCAAAGTCCGAGTTCAGTCGCAGCCAAGTTTTGCCAATGGCTTGGCTGATGGATTTCCTAAAGTTTACACTAAAGAAGGGTTTTACGG ATTGTACAGAGGACTGCTTCCGCTCTGGGGCCGTAACCTTCCAT TCTCCATGTTCATGTTCACGACGTTTGAGCACTCTGTGGATCTAATGCATCGCAAAGTTATACGAAGAAAGAGAGAAGATTGCTCGATACCCCAGCAACTAGCTGTGACGTGTCTAGCTGGGTATTCAGCTGGGATTGTTGGTGCTGTGATCTCCAATCCTGCTGACAACATAGTTTCATCTCTTTACAACAAAAAGGCTGCAAGCATACTGCAG gCGATAAAGAAGATCGGGCTTGCCAATCTGTTCACTAGAAGTCTCCCCGTTAGAATTGCAACGGTGGGTCCGGTCGTTACGTTGCAATGGTTTTTCTACGACAGCATCAAAATGTTCACGGGACT ACCTGCGAGCGGAACTAGTTGGCGGCTATCATCGGGTGGACAACAAATGGACCAAAAATGA